A genomic region of Exiguobacterium sp. Helios contains the following coding sequences:
- a CDS encoding amino acid permease has protein sequence MSLLRKKDVSVMMDQKSHSKLARHLSGFDLVLLGIGAIIGTGIFVLTGTGALYAGPALPVAFIISAIVCALAALCYAEFSSMIPVSGSVYTYTYATIGELVAWIIGWCLILEYGLASSAVATGWSGYFQSLLSGFGVSLPTALTAAPGAVPGSETFFNLPAFLILMVITLLLSMGIKETKRVNNIMVLVKVAVVILFIVVGIWYVEPGNYTPFAPFGISGVLQASAIAFFAYLGFDAVTSAAEEVKDPGRNLPIGILGSLAIVTVLYVVVSAIMVGIVPFKQFEGVDSPVSLALKVAGQDWVAGFVDLGAIVGMTTVILVMTFGLVRLLFAMSRDGLLPKIFSDVNEKSHTPVKATWILGTTAGLIAGFVPLGTLAELINIGTLAAFALISIAVVILRKTRPDLKRAFKVPLVPFLPILSVLSCIMLMLNLQTFTWIAFFIWTAIGLLVYFGYGRTRSKLH, from the coding sequence CTTCGTCCTGACCGGAACAGGAGCGTTGTATGCAGGACCCGCATTACCGGTTGCCTTTATTATTTCTGCTATCGTCTGTGCATTAGCAGCTCTCTGTTACGCCGAGTTCTCATCAATGATTCCAGTCTCGGGTAGTGTCTATACGTATACGTATGCCACGATTGGTGAACTGGTTGCCTGGATCATCGGTTGGTGTTTGATCCTGGAATATGGTTTAGCATCGAGTGCCGTTGCAACAGGCTGGTCCGGTTATTTCCAGTCGTTGTTATCCGGATTCGGTGTCAGTCTGCCGACAGCATTAACAGCAGCACCAGGTGCTGTACCAGGCAGCGAAACATTCTTTAACTTACCGGCGTTCCTGATCTTGATGGTCATCACGCTGTTGCTCTCAATGGGAATCAAGGAAACAAAACGCGTCAACAATATCATGGTTCTTGTTAAAGTAGCCGTCGTTATCTTGTTCATCGTCGTCGGTATCTGGTATGTCGAGCCGGGCAACTACACGCCGTTCGCACCGTTCGGTATCAGTGGTGTCCTGCAGGCTTCAGCGATCGCCTTCTTCGCATACCTCGGTTTTGATGCCGTTACGTCAGCGGCAGAAGAAGTCAAAGATCCGGGCCGTAACTTGCCGATCGGAATCTTGGGATCACTTGCCATCGTTACCGTACTATACGTCGTCGTATCCGCCATCATGGTCGGAATCGTACCATTCAAACAATTTGAAGGGGTCGACAGCCCGGTTTCGTTAGCCTTAAAAGTAGCAGGTCAGGACTGGGTCGCAGGTTTCGTCGACTTAGGTGCCATCGTTGGTATGACAACTGTTATCCTCGTCATGACATTTGGTCTGGTTCGTCTCCTGTTCGCGATGAGCCGTGATGGATTATTGCCGAAAATCTTCTCGGACGTGAATGAAAAATCACATACGCCTGTCAAAGCAACATGGATTCTTGGTACGACGGCCGGTTTGATTGCTGGGTTCGTTCCGCTCGGTACACTGGCAGAATTGATCAATATCGGAACACTCGCAGCATTCGCTCTGATTTCAATTGCCGTCGTCATCTTACGGAAAACGCGTCCTGATCTGAAGCGGGCATTCAAAGTACCATTGGTTCCATTCTTACCGATTCTTTCCGTCCTTTCCTGTATCATGTTGATGTTGAACCTTCAAACATTCACATGGATTGCTTTCTTCATCTGGACCGCAATTGGCCTACTTGTCTACTTCGGATATGGAAGAACACGCTCAAAACTGCATTAA